In Terriglobales bacterium, the genomic stretch GGTCTCCGGCGCTGTGCGCTCCGCCAGCCGGGGGAAGGGAATCAGGCTTCCCGGGCCCAGCTTTTCCTGCGAAGAAAGATAGGAGCGGAGCGCAGCGGCGTTCATGGGAGTCCTCAAGAAGCGGAAGCGATTGCGGGAGCTACTTTCGCTTTTTATTCGCCAAGCGAGAGCCATTCTGCTCCCCCTCCAAGCGGCTTGTCAAGCCCCATCTGGGGTGCAAGAAAACAGGTGCAAAATCGCGCGCCCCGTGATACAAAATCGGCCCTCTTCCCTGGCCTTATTTATTTACGAGCAAGTAAACCTTAAGGACTCATTCCCGGGAGGCGCCATGCTGGAAACCCTGGACCTGAAAAAGAAGCTTTCCAAACCCGCTTACTCCAAGGCCATGAAGGAATTGCAGGAGAAGCTGCGCGGGCTGCAATACGCCGCCCAGAAGGCCGAACTGCCGGTCATCATCTGCCTGGAAGGATGGGACACGGCCGGCAAGGGCCAGGTGATCAAGAAGCTGACGGAGCGTTTGGATCCGCGCCTGTTCCGGGTGCATCCCGGCTCCCCGCCCTCGCCACTGGAGCAGCGCTTCCACTTTCTGTGGCGTTACCAGGTGGCGTTGCCCAACGACGGCGAGATGGCTGTGTTCGATCACTCCTGGTACGGACGCGTCCTGGTGGAGCGCTGCGACAAGCTGGTGAAGAAAAAGCTCTGGCGCGCCGCCTACGAACAGATCAACGAGTTCGAGCGCTGGCTCACCGACGACGGCCTGGTGCTGATCAAGCTCTGGATGCACATTTCCAAGAAAGAACAGAAGAAGCGCTTCGCCGACGCGCTGAAGGATCCGCTGCTGCGCTGGAAGATCACCAAGGAGTACAAGCGGCACCACAAGCAGTACAACCGCTGGATGACGGCGGTGGAGGAGATGCTGGCCAAGACCAACACCGCCCATGCTCCGTGGACGCTGATCGAGGCCAACGATTCGCGCTGGGCGCGGGTGCGGGTGTTTGAGACGCTGGTTTCGCGCATCGAAGAAGCGCTGAAGCGCCGGCGCGATCATCCCGAGCTGGTGTCGCGTACGGCGGCGGCGCGCACTGCCGGCAAGCAGGCGCGCGAAGCCCGCGCCGCCCACGATGCCGAGCGCGGTCGCGAAGAGGAACGCAAGACTACCGAGGCCATCCCCGCCTAGGGGATTGTCATCCTGAGCGAGGCGCTTGTTTTTTTGCCGAGCGAAGGATCTGGGCGCGCCGAATCGCGCCGATGCGCGAAAGGCGCGCATCCGCTTTGTAAGGAGAGAGGCCGACCATGCTGGAAAAACTCGATCTGAGCAAGAAGCTGAACGATAAGCAGTACGACGAACAATGTGGCAAGCTGCAGGTGCGTCTGCGCGAGCTGCATTTTGAGATGTTCAAGCAGCAGGTGCCGGTACTGTGCATGTTCGAGGGCTGGGATGCGGCCGGCAAGGGCGGCGCCATCAAGCGCGTCACCGAGACGCTCGATCCGCGCGGCTTCACCGTCTCCGCCTATGCCGCGCCCCACGGCGAAGAGCGCACGCACCACTATCTGTGGCGCTTCTGGCGCAAGCTGCCGCGCTCCGGCCATCTGGCCATCTTCGACCGCAGCTACTACGGCCGCGTCCTGGTGGAACGGGTGGAAGGCTTCTGCAGCGAGGAGGAGTGGCGCCGCGCCTACGCCGAGATCAACGAGTTCGAGGCCCACCAGAATTCCTTCGGCATGGTCATCTGCAAGTTCTGGGTCCACATCGGCAAGGACGAACAGTATCGGCGCTTCAAGAGCCGCGAGCTCGATCCCTACCGTTCCTACAAGCTCACCGACGAGGACTGGCGCAACCGCGCCAAGTGGGATGAGTACTTCGGCGCCGTCGAAGACATGCTGTTGCACACCTCGACCTCCTACGCCCCCTGGACTGCCGTCGAGGGTAACAACAAGCATTGGGCGCGGGTGAAGGTGCTACGCACCATCGTAGGCGCTATCGAGAAACGGCTGAACTGACCGGCGCGAGCGAATCCCGCTTGCGGGATGAGCGGGAAACCGCCGGCGTCATGCTTCGTCCGCCGTGGAGGACAGAGGCTCTCGGGGCTTCAGGGGTATGCGAAACTTCCTGCCCTCCTCGTCATCTGACGTGCATGGCATTTCGCACTTGTGACATTCGCGACCTGGCTGTGCCCGTTGAAGAGTGCGTGGCGAAACTCCGTGGCCGATGCGCAGCGCTGGCCGCCATCAGCGGCATCGATTCGTCCGGCAAAGGCTACATTACCGCCCGGCTGGCGGAAGAATTGGCGCGCCGCGGCCTCCATCCGGCCGTCATCAACATCGACCCCTGGCATTTGCCGCAGACAGTTCGCTTTAGCGAAACCGATCCGGGCGGCCACTTCTATCGCAACACCTTCCGTTGGGACGACTTCTTCCGCCTGCTGATCGAGCCCTTGCGCGCCGGGCGCTCGATTCACCTCACCACAAGCTTGATCGAGATCGCCCGCGACCGCTATTACGACTACACCTATGACTTCCGCGATGTTGACGTCATCCTTCTCGAAGGCATTTTCGTGCTGAAGAAGGAGTATCGCAACCGCTATGACCTGCGCTACTGGGTAGAATGCTCGTTCGAAACCGCGCTGGCCCGCGCTATGGCCCGCAACCAGGAAGGCTTGCCGCCAGAAGAGATCGTGCGCGACTACCGACGGATCTATTTCCCCGCGCAGCGCGTCCACCTCGCGCAGGACGACCCGATAGCTCACGTGGATGCGATCTACGAGAATGACGGGGAAGTCGTGCTGGACGTCGAACCACGATCGTCCCAAGCCGTCGGTCGCTGACGGGTTTGTTATAATTTTTCTGGCGGCGGCGGCTTCTTACGGCCGCCGATCACCGGCCACGGACCACCGCTTTTTCGGCGCTATCGTCTAGGGGTTAGGACGGGAGATTCTCAATCTCCAAACCCGGGTTCGATTCCCGGTAGCGCTACCAAAACCCACCTGCCGCTTCCTCTTTGATACTGGGGCAGCTTTCTTGGGAACGGGAACTCGTTTGGTTAGGCTGCTAGAGTTGAAGTACGCACCGGAAGGATGGCTTTGAGCAAGATTCGCAACATCGCGATCATCGCCCACGTAGACCACGGCAAGACCACGCTGGTGGACGCCATGCTGCGCCAGAGCGGCGTCTTCCGCGCCAACCAGGAACTGGTGGACCGGGTGATGGACTCCAACGAGTTGGAGCGGGAGCGCGGCATCACCATCCTGGCCAAGAACACGGCCGTGTTCTATGGCGACGTGAAGATCAACATTGTGGATACGCCCGGACACAGCGACTTCGGCGGCGAAGTGGAGCGCGCCCTGAAGATGGTGGATGGCGTCATGCTCCTGGTGGATGCCAGCGAGGGGCCGCTGCCGCAGACCCGCTACGTGCTAAGCAAAGCGCTGGAGGCCCGGCTGCCTCCGCTGGTGGTCATCAACAAGATCGACCGCTCCGACGCCCGCCCCCAGGAAGTGCTGAACGAGATCTACGACCTGTTCATCGATCTGGATGCTACCGAGGACCAGCTCGAGTTCCCGGTGCTGTACACCAACGCCAGGTCGGGGACGGCGTCGGCAAGCGCAGCCCAGGCGGGAGCCGACCTGCGTCCGCTCTTTGACGCCATCGTCAACACCCTGCCCGCTCCGGCCGGCGATCCCGACGCTACCCTGCAGATCCTGGTGGCCAATCTCGATTACAGCGACTACCTGGGGCGGCTGGCCATTGCGCGGGTGTTCAACGGGACCTTGCGCACCGGCGATCAGGTGGGAATCGCCAAGCTTGATGGGACGCTGGAGAAAGTCACCATCACCAAGCTGTTCTCCTTCCGCGGCCTGAATCGCGTGGATATCGAGCAGACCGAACTGGGCGACATCGTGGCTATCGCCGGCGTCACCGGGATCACCATCGGGGAAACCATCACCAGCGCAGAAGCGCCCGCGCCCCTTCCCAGGACCTTGATCGACGAGCCCACCATCGCCATGCTGTTCACCGTGAACACCTCGCCGTTCGCGGGCCGGGAAGGGCAGTACGTCACCTCGCGCAACCTGCGCGAACGGCTGCAGAAGGAACTGCTCACCAACGTGTCCATCCGGGTAGAAGATACCGGCAGCCCGGATTCGTTCCGGGTGACG encodes the following:
- the typA gene encoding translational GTPase TypA, coding for MSKIRNIAIIAHVDHGKTTLVDAMLRQSGVFRANQELVDRVMDSNELERERGITILAKNTAVFYGDVKINIVDTPGHSDFGGEVERALKMVDGVMLLVDASEGPLPQTRYVLSKALEARLPPLVVINKIDRSDARPQEVLNEIYDLFIDLDATEDQLEFPVLYTNARSGTASASAAQAGADLRPLFDAIVNTLPAPAGDPDATLQILVANLDYSDYLGRLAIARVFNGTLRTGDQVGIAKLDGTLEKVTITKLFSFRGLNRVDIEQTELGDIVAIAGVTGITIGETITSAEAPAPLPRTLIDEPTIAMLFTVNTSPFAGREGQYVTSRNLRERLQKELLTNVSIRVEDTGSPDSFRVTGRGELQLSILIEMMRREGYELMVGKPEIVTRTQDGKVMEPVERLTVDVPEEFIGVVLEKLGTRKAETLKMHNHGYGRVRMEFRVPSRSLIGLRSELLTDTRGTIVMNALFDGHIEWQGEIPHRLTGAQVSDRPGATTAYALWGLQERGELFVAPGTEVYEGMIIGENARENDLDVNCVREKKLTNMRSSTADDAIRLVPYRALNLEQAIEFIADDEYVEVTPKSLRLRKKVLQANRRPRKNAVPVATPASE